The genomic DNA ACCCCACCTGGTAGCGCAGCAGCACCAGATTGTAGTAGGAGGCCGTGGGGTTCTGCTCCGCCTGGTGCTGCAGGGCTTCTGTCAGCGCCGACATGTTCAGCCAGAAGTCTTTGGTCTCCGGGTCACTCTGGGAGGGATCACTGCAGAGACGGGGACAGAACATCCTCATCCCTCAGGAGTCGCCCTCCCCCTTAGCCTGAGCTGCTGTGGATGGGAGAGGTAGGTCCAGAGAGGGAAAGCCACCTGCTTCACATCACACAGCAACAGGCGGGAGGAGCTGCAGGCGTTTAAGGCCCTGAGCCCTCGGCCGCGCTGCCCATGCAAGGTACCTGAAGATTAAGTCGGTGTTCGGCTGAAAGTGTTCTACTGGGGCCGTGTGCACGAGCCGGAAGCTGAGGACTGGTGGGGGCGGGGTCCCACTGAAGACTCGCACAATGCCGGCAGGGAAGGTCATGGTCAACTCCCCAGTGACTCGAGCCAGGCAGCTGGGAAGCCGGGGGGACACCAGGTGTGGGATCAGGACTCAGTATTTCCTACCCTCCTGTTTCCACTGGCACTCAAAGCTCCTGCGAGGCTCTAATTGTCCCCAGCACCCTCTCCCcaacttctttctctttcatccctGCTGACAGGGTGAACCCCGCCACCCCACACAGCTTGGGCTAAAAAAGGTATCTTCCCGAGGTCCTTTTTCTCCTCGGCTACCAGGAATCTCTACCCAGAATAACTGGTGTTTTGAGCACCCCTAGCTTGGGTTTAGGGTCTAACAATCCCCTCTTCTTTGTGGTTTTTAACGTTAAGGTCTCCTTTTGTCAACTGCAGAGATGGCAAGCCAGCTTCAGGGTCCCCAGTTCACCACAGACATCCCCCCCCCAATTCCCTTTTTCTCAATACCCATGGCCTCCTTAGAGGAGGCTCAGGGTTCCCTAGCCTCAGTCAAAAGCCTTCAGGTTGACATTGCTGTCCCTGTGACCTCCTACCTGGGGCTGTGACCTCGGAAATAGGCATGGACATACTCAGTGAAGGCTGTGGCCACAGGCAGGGTGTCCTGGGATCCTAGGACCACAGGGCTGGGACCACGGGAGATGCCTGTGGGGGAGTGTGGTCAGGAGCAGGGCAGGCCTTACCCACTTAGCTACCATCCCAAACAGAGAAGGGGATCCAAGGCCCCAAGGAAAGCTGTTCCCACAAACCATGTCCCATCTGGGTGGAGAAGCTGGGCCGATCTGAGGTGATGCTGGGGGCAGACAATCCCAGTGGGGAGGGGCTGAGGGACCGACCCTGCAAGGCACAGGAGAATCAGGGCTGTGAACTGCCCAAAGGTACCTTCCCAACAGAAACCACCTCACCAAGGTGCACCATGTCACCCACCAGGTCACCATTGCTCCTGGTGAGTGGGCAGGACACTTTCCTGGATCGAGGTCTCCTGGGTGGCGCAGCCAGGCCCTCCCTGGTGGTGGAGTCTAGAGTGAGGAGTTGGTGGATATTAGGCCCCAAGGAAAAAACAATGGGCTGAGGGTTTCTGGGTATGCAGGTTGAGGACTGTATGAAAGGGGTGTGACTTAGGAGGTGGGTAAGCCACACCCTGGCCTTGGTCACTCTGTCTTTACTCCCCCTTGGCTCTGCTGAAAAACCAGTTTCTCTCCCATGGGTGCCTGGTAGCTGCCTGTCAGTCTGACTAGGACCTCAGGTGGCAGTGCCTGACTGTTCTCTCTTTGTGCACTCTCCAGCTACTTAGGCTCCAGGCCAGGTGCTTTTCCCCCACAGCCTGAGTGGGCTGTGTGCCCATTTGATGACATCGCCATTCAGCAGTGGCCACAGGGTTCAGCCAGGCTTCCTTCAAACTCGGAGTCCGTAGCTGTCTTAGGCCCATGCATCCTTGTAGGCGCCCAGACTCCTGCAGCTCACTCCCAGACTCAGGGCCCAGAGGAgactccagtgccatgtctggcCAACTCAGCACCTACCCtcctgccccagggcctttgcttGACCATCAATTGGTCCCACCTAGGAAGGCCTCCACCTGGTGCCTCGCCTGCCAGGGACACCCTGGGCTCCAACTCACCTGCGCCTGCCTCTGGCCCCCAGGGGCCTGGCGAGGGTGCACGGGGCGTTGGGCCCCTGGCTTCAGGGTGTTGTGTCCTGCAGGCGGGTGGGCTCTGCGGAGTGCCTGGCCGGGGGACCCAGGACTCAGGGGACGGGCCGGGGGCAGCATGTGATGGAGAGTCCAGGCCCGAGTCCTCCACATTCTCCGGGGacgaagaagagaaaggggatgggCTGGATGTGAAACCCAGGCTGCTGGAGCCTAGGACGGAGAATGGCCAGGGGCGTGGTCGGCATGGTCCACGCCCACACCCAGTGTCACCTCCCACATTAGTAAACCCTCCGCCAGGCCACGCCCACGGCCATGCCCCCCCAACCAAGAACCCACCCACTAGGACCCTGTCCTGCTCTCCCTGCTGTGCACACCCCCTCTACCCGTGAAGTCCTCGTGATCAAAGGCGGACTCCAGTGGTGGCCCGAAGAGGTTCTTGGACAGCAGCTCCTCCGAGGCTAGCGGCTTCTCAGCACAGCTGGGGACAGCGACAGGAGTGGGTCGGAGCCTCACACCGAACCTGAGGCCTTCCCACAACCCACCCAGCACAGCCATCCCGCCCCCTGCGTCACCATGCTAAGACCATGCTTTCAAGAATTTTGACCATGTTGTTTTGTGAGGCAGAATCTCACTCTGCCCAGGCTCCTGAGCTCTGGGTAACACACCAGCTTCATGCACAATTAAAGCCCACTTAGAGCATTTCTGAGGGTCGCCTTGTCCACAGGCCTCTCAGACTCAGCACAGCACAAGTACACAACAGGCGTCTCATAAGTGTCCTTCAACAGCCCGGGTGAGGACGCTCCGGGCAGGGACATTGGGCCCATCTGCCTGCTCAGTCACATCCCACAAGACCTACCTGCCGGTCCGTGGGGCCGACCGAGGTCTCTGTGGCTTCCCAGAAGTGTCCCCTAGGACAGATAGGGTCTTGAGCTTCTGTCCCACCAGGACCACAGCTGGCATTTGACCACAGCCAGAGGCCCAAGGTGACAAGCAGAGAAGGTAGAGGGGACAGCCAACCAATCCCAATTTCCAGCCACCCAGACCCAGCTTCTCCTCCAAGGGCACCTTCTACCCAAACGGACCAGGCTACTCACTCGATGAGTGACGTTTCATGGTGCCCTTcggaaaaagcaaaaaaccaagcAATGTGAGGCTCAGCTGCAGACGGCTGGCCCCTGTGCCCCTCCCAGCTCACCCCTGGTTCCAGTCACCCAGCTCACCCCTGGGCCTGGGGGGAGGATGAGGCTGCCAGCTGTGGCTCTGAGCTGGGCAGCTGCAGCCTCTGAGCTGCATGTCACAGTGCGGGTGGGGGCAGGCTTGATGTGAACGTAGAACTTTCTAGGCTCTTCATCATCAAAATCAGAGTCACTAGAGGAGAATCGAGGGGGCTCGGCCATGCGTGGGCCTCTGTCAAGGAGTCAAGTCTTGAATCTGACCACACTCCCGGACATGGAGGCCCTGTACGGTGAGTTTTGACctcttatgttcaggaagctacCTGGGGAGCTTCTGTTCAGCCACACTGATgcccttcctccaggaagccttcctggaTAGCCCACCATAAAAGTCCACCTGTCTTGTCCACCTTTATTTTGAGACGGGatctctctgcatagccctgatCAGCCAGGAACTCAAAGGCTGGTTTACATTCTAAGATGGCCTGCCTCTGGATTAAAGAGGTGTGTCACCATCGCCTGGCTCTCAACCCTCCCTCTGTCTACCATCGAAAGTGCACAGGACAAGGCTTGCACCTGGAGCTCCTTGGTGCACAGTAGGACTCTCCGGGGGGACATGGAATCACAGAAAGGAAGGATATTATTATGGGACACGTCAGGACGCACAGTGAAGCCTTCTTCATCCACCTCTGGAGGCACCTGGGGGGAGTCAGGTTCCCTCCAATGACCCCTCGGCTTGTCCACCCAGGCTCCCACCAGAATATATTCCAGGGTTGTAGGCAAATGCAAGGGGGACTGAGATGCAGTAGAGCTTCCAGTCCCTCACACGGGGACCACACAGGTGAGACCTGATTCGGAGCCCCACCCTGGGCCCCTCTGGCCCCCTCTTCCCGGGGGCCTTGAAGATCAAGTCCCGCCTACCCATTGCCCTGCCGGCACAGGACTCACCCCTGAATCAGACTCCAGAAAGTCCCTGGGGACAGAGGAACAGGGGTTAGTGGCTGGAGTCCCCAGAAAGGATGCCCACCATATTGCCCCAAGCTAGCCCATAGGCTGGGAATGTGGGTGGCTTCTAGAGTCAGACAAAGCCTCAAACAGTACAACAGATAGCTAGCCTTGGCAAAGGGAGGGATCATGGCCAACCTAGGTTATGATGGGCCAAGCAgcttctgggccagcctgggtaaAAGGAGGAATTCCAGTCTAGTTTGGGAGAGTGGCTCTTTTGGGCTAGCATGGGACAGAGATCTTTCTGGGCTAGCCCAGGAGAAGTGGTCCTGGGACAGTCTGAGATAGGGAAAGTGCCATAGGGGGTTTCTGTGCTCGCTGGAACAAGGGGCAGGATTTTGGGCTAGCCTAAGCTAGGGTGGGGCACTTCCTCACACAGCTGCACGGGGCTCCCGCCGGCTCAGTCCTGGAAGACGGAAGGCCTTGGCTCCTCGGAGACGCTTCATTGCTGTTGACAGAAGGAGGGCAACTAAGCTCTAGAAGGTTCTCCCCTTTTCTGTTCAGATCCCTCTCCAAAACCCTGGTCTAGCCTGGGCATCCAGGCCCAGACGTACTTGCCTTCCTGCAGGGCAGCTGTGCTGTAGGCATCAAAGTCCAGAGGCCCTGGGGCAAAAAAGAAATAAGTCTGAGGGGCAGAAGCGGGCTGCACAGTTGCACACCGGGGCTCCACAACAGGAGCCGGAGGGTGTGAGAGGAAGGCCTAGGTATGTCAGGCCTGGCTGACTGAACATAGAAACAGCAAGAAGGACAGCTTTCCTGGTCACCTGGGTCTTTGAACAAAGTGTGCCTGCATTTAGGGGATTGTGGTCTCCACTTTATCAATGAGAAAGCAAGCTCAGAGAAGTCAAGACATAGCCAGGCGGGggtgcgcacgcctttaatcccagcactcgggaggcagaggcaggtggatcactgtgagtttgagactagcctggtctacaagagctagttccaggacaggctccaaagccacagagaaaccctgtcccaaaaaaacaaaaaaaaagtcaagacatgcaactgaggtcacacagcaagcAACGGAaaaaggacccaaattcagtcTGACTATCAAACTTTGGCTCTCAACAAGGGCGTCTTAAGCTCAACACCATCAATGGCTCCCTCAGCTCTTGAGACTTAGTGAGAAACAGCGGAGTTTCCAAGCTGAACTTTCATGATCCTTTAGGGATTGGTGTCTAGGACTGGACTATGTGAGATCAGCCATCAGATGCCTTCCCtacatggggtgggggacagagaaCTGCCACCACTCtatttttccaaagaagaaaCCAAGGGCCAGGGAGGCCCTCACCAGGGTCACTCACCAGGCTTTTCGCAGCCGGTGCCCTTGCTCTCTGCAAACTTCCTGAGGAGCATGTCCACAGTCACATTTTCCACATTCTGCTTAAATTCCTCATGCAcctgggtggggggtggagagggcaTGAGGGGCACGGCCTCTGTGGGGCTGGACAGGAGGGCGGGGCCCATCCTCACCTGCCCGATCTGCACATGGGTGTCCTCCACTGAGTGAGCATAGGAACCCAGCAAGGCCTTCATGTGCTGCAGGTGCGACTCCTCCATGGCCTGAAATCGCTGCGATGGGAGGGACATGTGACCCGGGCTGACCAATCAGATCAGTCCAGACCCCCCACTGGCTTAGGGAAGCACCAATGGGATTCTGCCTTTGGATTTTGGCTGCTACTCAAAAAGACGCTGCTGCCCCCAGCCTTTCCGCTCCACGTGGGATGATGGCCTTTGACCCCAGtactgcagaggcaggaggatctctatgagtttgaaaccagcttagtctacatagtgagacctatatcaaaaggaaaaatgggCCTGCTAGAttagaggcacacacacaaacaccccagcATGCCCTCTGTCAGCAAAGGAGCGAGGTCCCTAGAAACCAACGaccagccacagagagacaacaTCCTCATGACACCATTGGAACGCCTGGATCCAGCCATGCCTGACTCCCCTGAACCCACCAAAGAAGCTACCTGGCAGGACACTAGGTAGAAAGACCTGTGAAGGACCACCAACTCCCCAGACCTGGGTCTGGTAACGCCAGTCTCAGCCTGTGCGCTCAGGCATGAGGCTCAGCTCTCAAGCAAAGCCAAACAGCACCTTCTGCCCAGAACCAGCCTGCTGGACCTACCTCCTACCATAGCGGCGAGGAGACAGCAGCTAGTAGCCTGGCTGTTTAAGGCTTGGTTCATGCAGCCACACAAAAAGCTAGGCCCAGACTGAAAAATACCTTTGAACAGGTACAGAATGCTTGGAAATGTGCTT from Cricetulus griseus strain 17A/GY chromosome 1 unlocalized genomic scaffold, alternate assembly CriGri-PICRH-1.0 chr1_0, whole genome shotgun sequence includes the following:
- the Fcho1 gene encoding F-BAR domain only protein 1 isoform X8, which translates into the protein MSYFGEHFWGDKNHGFEVLYHCVKQGPVATKELADFIRERASIEETYSKAMAKLSKMASNGTPMGTFAPLWEVFRVSSDKLALCHLELTRKLHDLLKEVLRYGEEQLKAHKKCKEEVLGTVDAVQVLASVGQLLPKSRENYLSRCMDLERLRRENTSQKEMDKAETKSKKAADSLRRSVDKYNSARADFETKMLDSALRFQAMEESHLQHMKALLGSYAHSVEDTHVQIGQVHEEFKQNVENVTVDMLLRKFAESKGTGCEKPGPLDFDAYSTAALQEAMKRLRGAKAFRLPGLSRREPRAAVDFLESDSGVPPEVDEEGFTVRPDVSHNSMAEPPRFSSSDSDFDDEEPRKFYVHIKPAPTRTVTCSSEAAAAQLRATAGSLILPPGPGGTMKRHSSRDTSGKPQRPRSAPRTGSCAEKPLASEELLSKNLFGPPLESAFDHEDFTGRGGSSSLGFTSSPSPFSSSSPENVEDSGLDSPSHAAPGPSPESWVPRPGTPQSPPACRTQHPEARGPTPRAPSPGPWGPEAGADSTTREGLAAPPRRPRSRKVSCPLTRSNGDLGRSLSPSPLGLSAPSITSDRPSFSTQMGHGISRGPSPVVLGSQDTLPVATAFTEYVHAYFRGHSPSCLARVTGELTMTFPAGIVRVFSGTPPPPVLSFRLVHTAPVEHFQPNTDLIFSDPSQSDPETKDFWLNMSALTEALQHQAEQNPTASYYNLVLLRYQFSRPGPESVPLQMSAHWQCGPTLTRVTVEYSYRAGATAVSTPLTNVQILLPVGEPVTSVRLQPAASWNTEEKRFTWKLPDVCEAGGSGRLSASWQPQTGPSTPSPVAAQFTSEGATLSGLDLELLGGGYRMSLVKRRFATGMYLASC
- the Fcho1 gene encoding F-BAR domain only protein 1 isoform X9, with translation MSYFGEHFWGDKNHGFEVLYHCVKQGPVATKELADFIRERASIEETYSKAMAKLSKMASNGTPMGTFAPLWEVFRVSSDKLALCHLELTRKLHDLLKEVLRYGEEQLKAHKKCKEEVLGTVDAVQVLASVGQLLPKSRENYLSRCMDLERLRRENTSQKEMDKAETKSKKAADSLRRSVDKYNSARADFETKMLDSALRFQAMEESHLQHMKALLGSYAHSVEDTHVQIGQVHEEFKQNVENVTVDMLLRKFAESKGTGCEKPGPLDFDAYSTAALQEAMKRLRGAKAFRLPGLSRREPRAAVDFLESDSGVPPEVDEEGFTVRPDVSHNSMAEPPRFSSSDSDFDDEEPRKFYVHIKPAPTRTVTCSSEAAAAQLRATAGSLILPPGPGGTMKRHSSRDTSGKPQRPRSAPRTGSCAEKPLASEELLSKNLFGPPLESAFDHEDFTGSSSLGFTSSPSPFSSSSPENVEDSGLDSPSHAAPGPSPESWVPRPGTPQSPPACRTQHPEARGPTPRAPSPGPWGPEAGADSTTREGLAAPPRRPRSRKVSCPLTRSNGDLGRSLSPSPLGLSAPSITSDRPSFSTQMGHGISRGPSPVVLGSQDTLPVATAFTEYVHAYFRGHSPSCLARVTGELTMTFPAGIVRVFSGTPPPPVLSFRLVHTAPVEHFQPNTDLIFSDPSQSDPETKDFWLNMSALTEALQHQAEQNPTASYYNLVLLRYQFSRPGPESVPLQMSAHWQCGPTLTRVTVEYSYRAGATAVSTPLTNVQILLPVGEPVTSVRLQPAASWNTEEKRFTWKLPDVCEAGGSGRLSASWQPQTGPSTPSPVAAQFTSEGATLSGLDLELLGGGYRMSLVKRRFATGMYLASC
- the Fcho1 gene encoding F-BAR domain only protein 1 isoform X1, which translates into the protein MSYFGEHFWGDKNHGFEVLYHCVKQGPVATKELADFIRERASIEETYSKAMAKLSKMASNGTPMGKDSYAPGCQMHWTLPVPRTFAPLWEVFRVSSDKLALCHLELTRKLHDLLKEVLRYGEEQLKAHKKCKEEVLGTVDAVQVLASVGQLLPKSRENYLSRCMDLERLRRENTSQKEMDKAETKSKKAADSLRRSVDKYNSARADFETKMLDSALRFQAMEESHLQHMKALLGSYAHSVEDTHVQIGQVHEEFKQNVENVTVDMLLRKFAESKGTGCEKPGPLDFDAYSTAALQEAMKRLRGAKAFRLPGLSRREPRAAVDFLESDSGVPPEVDEEGFTVRPDVSHNSMAEPPRFSSSDSDFDDEEPRKFYVHIKPAPTRTVTCSSEAAAAQLRATAGSLILPPGPGGTMKRHSSRDTSGKPQRPRSAPRTGSCAEKPLASEELLSKNLFGPPLESAFDHEDFTGRGGSSSLGFTSSPSPFSSSSPENVEDSGLDSPSHAAPGPSPESWVPRPGTPQSPPACRTQHPEARGPTPRAPSPGPWGPEAGADSTTREGLAAPPRRPRSRKVSCPLTRSNGDLGRSLSPSPLGLSAPSITSDRPSFSTQMGHGISRGPSPVVLGSQDTLPVATAFTEYVHAYFRGHSPSCLARVTGELTMTFPAGIVRVFSGTPPPPVLSFRLVHTAPVEHFQPNTDLIFSDPSQSDPETKDFWLNMSALTEALQHQAEQNPTASYYNLVLLRYQFSRPGPESVPLQMSAHWQCGPTLTRVTVEYSYRAGATAVSTPLTNVQILLPVGEPVTSVRLQPAASWNTEEKRFTWKLPDVCEAGGSGRLSASWQPQTGPSTPSPVAAQFTSEGATLSGLDLELLGGGYRMSLVKRRFATGMYLASC
- the Fcho1 gene encoding F-BAR domain only protein 1 isoform X7 — translated: MSYFGEHFWGDKNHGFEVLYHCVKQGPVATKELADFIRERASIEETYSKAMAKLSKMASNGTPMGKDSYAPGCQMHWTLPVPRTFAPLWEVFRVSSDKLALCHLELTRKLHDLLKEVLRYGEEQLKAHKKCKEEVLGTVDAVQVLASVGQLLPKSRENYLSRCMDLERLRRENTSQKEMDKAETKSKKAADSLRRSVDKYNSARADFETKMLDSALRFQAMEESHLQHMKALLGSYAHSVEDTHVQIGQVHEEFKQNVENVTVDMLLRKFAESKGTGCEKPGPLDFDAYSTAALQEAMKRLRGAKAFRLPGLSRREPRAAVDFLESDSGVPPEVDEEGFTVRPDVSHNSMAEPPRFSSSDSDFDDEEPRKFYVHIKPAPTRTVTCSSEAAAAQLRATAGSLILPPGPGGTMKRHSSRDTSGKPQRPRSAPRTGSCAEKPLASEELLSKNLFGPPLESAFDHEDFTGSSSLGFTSSPSPFSSSSPENVEDSGLDSPSHAAPGPSPESWVPRPGTPQSPPACRTQHPEARGPTPRAPSPGPWGPEAGADSTTREGLAAPPRRPRSRKVSCPLTRSNGDLGRSLSPSPLGLSAPSITSDRPSFSTQMGHGISRGPSPVVLGSQDTLPVATAFTEYVHAYFRGHSPSCLARVTGELTMTFPAGIVRVFSGTPPPPVLSFRLVHTAPVEHFQPNTDLIFSDPSQSDPETKDFWLNMSALTEALQHQAEQNPTASYYNLVLLRYQFSRPGPESVPLQMSAHWQCGPTLTRVTVEYSYRAGATAVSTPLTNVQILLPVGEPVTSVRLQPAASWNTEEKRFTWKLPDVCEAGGSGRLSASWQPQTGPSTPSPVAAQFTSEGATLSGLDLELLGGGYRMSLVKRRFATGMYLASC